The sequence CGCGAAGGCGAGGAAGAGCTGATTCTTGCCGCATTGTCCAAGCGCTTGCAAGACCCCGATGCAGCCAGCGCGCTGCCGCCGGACCTGCTGCTGGTGATCGTGCCGCGCCATCCCCAGCGTTTTGACGAGGTGGCGGCGCTGGCGACGGCGAAAGGCTTGTCACCCTTGCGCCGCAGCAGCCTGGGCCAGCAGCCGCTGCCGGCCCAGGCCAAGGTGCTGGTGGGCGATTCCATGGGCGAGATGTTCGCCTATTACGCCATGTGCGATGTGGCTTTCATCGGCGGCAGTCTGTTGCCCATGGGTGGACAGAACCTGATCGAAGCGTTCGCGGTCGGCAAGCCGGTACTGATCGGCCAGCACACTTTCAATTTTTCCGATATTACCGAACAGGCGATCGCTGCCGGCGCGGCGCAGCGGGTGAGCGACGTCGACCATATGCTGGACGCGGCCTTCCAGCTGCTGCAGAGCGACCCGCAACGGCAGGCCATGGGCCAGCACGCCATCCAGTTCGCACAGCAGCATCGTGGCGCCACGGCGCGCACCATGATGTTGCTGGCGCCATTTATCAAGGCTCGTTGAACATGCATGCCACTGTCATTGCCACCAAAGTCATCAGCAGCCTGCTGCTGTTGCCCGCCAGTCTGATCTTGCTGTGCATCGTCGGCATGTTCTTGCGGCGCAGCTATCCTAGCGTTGCCATGGTCGTCAGTTTCACCTCTTTGCTGCTGCTTCTCGTGCTGAGTACGGAAGTGGGAGCCTTGCTGCTGGCAGGACCGCTCGAGCGACGAGTGCCGGCATTGGAAGCGAGCGCAGGTGGCGGCGCGCAGGCGATAGTCATACTGGGTGGTGGCCGCGTAAGCAATGCTCCTGAATACAATGGCGAAGACATGCCCAACTATCAGACCCTGGCGCACTTGCGCTACGGCGCCAGGCTGCAACGCCAGACCGGTTTGCCGGTCTTGGTGTCCGGCGGCATGCCGGATGGTTCACGCGTGTCGGAAGCGGTGCTGATGGCAAACAGCTTGCAGGAAGATTTTGCGGTGCCGGTGAAATGGCGTGAAGAAGTGTCGGACGATACTGCCCAGAATGCGAAGTTCTCTGCCGCCATTCTGCGGCAGGCCGGCATCAGGAAAATCTTGCTGGTGACGGATGCCTTGCACATGTCGCGCGCGCAGATGATGTTCGTGCAGGCTGGGCTTGAGGTGGTGATTGCACCGACTATATTTTTCAGCCACGAGCGGCTTACTCTGAGGAATTTTTTGCCATCCGGGGAAGGCTTGCGGCGTAGTGATTACGCTATGCATGAATGGCTGGGAATACTGTGGTTCAAGCTGCGCGCAGCTCAACCGCAGCCAAACGGCGAGGTTGCGGCCGCCAGCTGATTTGCGTTTACCCGCAGCAAACAGAAACGCCGCATTTGTGCGGCGTTTTTTTATGGCTATACGCCCACTCACTCTGTGTCAATACTGATAAGCCATATTGCGTGACCATCGATCCGGCAGCGCCTTTTTCCTCGTCGTGGTAAGTTGTCATCGACAGTTCATTTGGAAAAACCATCGTATGTCTACCAGAAAGACATCGCTGCCCGGTTTCGATTCCCAGCAAAGGCCGACAGACCGCTTGCTTTTCGCCGTTTTACCTGAGAAGCCTGCTGTTGCACGTATCGAGCAGCTTACTCACGCATTGTGCCGTGAGCATGACTTGCGCGGCGCCGCGGTGCATGCCGAACAGCTGCACATTACTCTGGTGATACTGGGCGAATATTGGGGAGTGCCGCCTGATTTGCTTGCTGCCGCGACCAGTGCTGCTTCACAGATTTCCCAGTCGGCGTTTAAAGTCCGCTTCGACTATGTCCAGACCTTCCGCAACAAATCCCGCACGACAGGAAATTATCCCGTTGTTCTGTGCGGCGATGAGGGCCTCATCGGTTTGGAGACTCTGCATCAAGATCTGACAGGCAGATTGCGCAATCTTGGCTTTAAGGGCATCTCGGCAAGCCTTACACCCCACGTGACCATGCTGTATGAGCCCGAGCCAGTTCCCAGCCATGCTGTAGCG comes from Collimonas pratensis and encodes:
- a CDS encoding YdcF family protein produces the protein MHATVIATKVISSLLLLPASLILLCIVGMFLRRSYPSVAMVVSFTSLLLLLVLSTEVGALLLAGPLERRVPALEASAGGGAQAIVILGGGRVSNAPEYNGEDMPNYQTLAHLRYGARLQRQTGLPVLVSGGMPDGSRVSEAVLMANSLQEDFAVPVKWREEVSDDTAQNAKFSAAILRQAGIRKILLVTDALHMSRAQMMFVQAGLEVVIAPTIFFSHERLTLRNFLPSGEGLRRSDYAMHEWLGILWFKLRAAQPQPNGEVAAAS
- a CDS encoding 2'-5' RNA ligase family protein, translated to MSTRKTSLPGFDSQQRPTDRLLFAVLPEKPAVARIEQLTHALCREHDLRGAAVHAEQLHITLVILGEYWGVPPDLLAAATSAASQISQSAFKVRFDYVQTFRNKSRTTGNYPVVLCGDEGLIGLETLHQDLTGRLRNLGFKGISASLTPHVTMLYEPEPVPSHAVAAVEWTAHEFVLLRRHINQYLPYSILGQWPLQKVSWAP